Proteins found in one Candidatus Dadabacteria bacterium genomic segment:
- a CDS encoding DEAD/DEAH box helicase family protein, which yields MIESYFTPEAAEFIREAITEAYGNEVFFVGRVNESSLVCDVKVLARGNRQTVPAILDAAKTGNVVVHNHPSGNLEPSPQDVAVASAFGNKGVGFYIVDSEVEEVYVVVEPFVPGETVRVDNESAREYLLPAGSVARVLGEKYEHRDEQLEVLSNVIDAFNDEHLSMIEAGTGTGKTLSYLIPSILWSISNSERVLVSTNTINLQEQLINKDLPLLRDLFPRRFDYALVKGMRNYFCLLRGEAVGQDLFDFIDDGERGSMKDVLEWARTTSDGSLSDLAFTPPDDVWDRVSAESESCPGTKCPHYSSCFFFKSRRELSRASVLVANHHMLFSDIAIKGTAGPDSDFGIIPRYAKVVFDEAHNIAEAATSHFSLKLSKHGIAKTLSKLRSRKNRDKGLVSYISHLAQKEKDSALREVFERSGGGLARAVERIETVSEEVFNSLYGFGVELSGETAISLRLTEKVVRHEKWPAVEERFGALEKSLFSLENEIAHLLGVVEGSPHADSHIKLTAELGGIAKRSLAFREAIGRFFGEQDESYIKWFEGNRRRAAIFCSINLSPLDVSKELDEKLYSKTKTVVMTSASLAVDKNFDFQRKNIGLSDNERFRGLIVDSPFDFRTQSLLLVPSDMPEPGREDYEDSLAQILSDSISVTNGNALVLFTSYSSLNRVYEKTGKILESIGAVPVSLFKQGEMPRGLLLEKFKTLGNSVLFATDSFWEGVDIPGDSLKMVVICRLPFKVPTDPVTEAKIEYMEKQDIDSFREYILPHAVLKFKQGFGRLIRTKTDRGVVMVLDRRIVSKYYAKFFINSVAGSGFFCAKTEQILGRMRDFFSEEREH from the coding sequence CGAAAGCTCTCTGGTCTGCGATGTAAAAGTCCTTGCACGCGGCAACCGCCAGACGGTTCCGGCCATCCTTGACGCGGCGAAAACGGGGAATGTCGTCGTGCATAATCATCCCTCGGGCAACCTCGAACCTTCACCCCAGGACGTGGCAGTCGCTTCGGCTTTCGGAAACAAGGGCGTCGGTTTCTACATAGTGGACAGCGAGGTCGAAGAGGTGTACGTAGTTGTTGAGCCTTTTGTTCCGGGGGAAACGGTACGTGTTGACAATGAATCCGCGAGGGAATATCTTCTGCCTGCGGGTTCCGTGGCCCGTGTCTTGGGAGAGAAATACGAGCACAGGGATGAGCAGCTGGAAGTCCTCTCAAACGTAATTGACGCATTCAATGACGAACACCTCTCAATGATAGAGGCCGGTACGGGCACCGGAAAAACTCTTTCCTACCTCATACCTTCCATTCTCTGGTCGATTAGCAACAGTGAGAGGGTTCTGGTCTCAACAAACACCATCAATCTTCAGGAACAGCTGATAAACAAGGATCTTCCCCTTCTTCGGGATCTTTTCCCGAGGAGATTTGATTACGCTCTCGTTAAGGGAATGAGAAATTACTTCTGTCTTCTCCGCGGCGAAGCCGTTGGGCAGGATCTTTTCGATTTTATAGACGACGGGGAAAGAGGTTCCATGAAGGATGTGCTTGAGTGGGCCAGGACCACATCGGACGGCTCACTTTCCGATCTTGCGTTTACGCCCCCTGACGATGTGTGGGACAGGGTGTCTGCGGAAAGCGAAAGCTGCCCGGGGACCAAGTGCCCCCATTATTCGAGCTGCTTTTTCTTCAAGTCGCGGAGGGAGCTCTCGAGGGCTTCGGTGCTGGTTGCCAACCACCACATGCTTTTCTCCGATATTGCGATAAAAGGGACCGCGGGACCCGATTCGGATTTCGGGATAATTCCCCGCTACGCGAAGGTCGTTTTTGATGAGGCGCACAATATCGCCGAGGCGGCCACTTCGCATTTCAGTCTGAAACTTAGCAAGCACGGGATTGCGAAGACGCTTTCAAAGCTTCGTTCCCGGAAAAACAGGGACAAGGGGCTTGTATCCTACATATCTCACCTCGCGCAGAAAGAAAAAGATTCCGCCCTCAGGGAGGTTTTCGAGCGCTCGGGCGGCGGGCTTGCGAGGGCCGTTGAGCGCATAGAGACGGTAAGCGAAGAGGTCTTTAATTCGCTTTACGGTTTTGGGGTGGAGCTATCGGGTGAGACAGCGATAAGCCTGAGGCTTACGGAAAAGGTTGTGCGGCACGAGAAGTGGCCTGCCGTTGAGGAGCGCTTCGGGGCGCTTGAAAAATCCCTCTTTTCGCTTGAAAACGAGATTGCCCACCTGCTGGGAGTAGTCGAGGGCTCACCGCACGCGGATTCCCACATAAAACTCACCGCTGAGCTTGGAGGCATCGCTAAGAGATCCCTTGCTTTCCGCGAAGCCATAGGAAGGTTTTTTGGCGAGCAGGACGAGAGTTATATAAAGTGGTTTGAGGGGAACCGCAGAAGGGCGGCGATTTTCTGCTCCATCAACCTCTCCCCGCTCGATGTATCCAAGGAGCTTGATGAAAAGCTCTACTCGAAGACCAAAACCGTCGTTATGACTTCTGCGTCGCTTGCCGTGGATAAGAATTTCGATTTCCAGAGGAAAAACATCGGACTTTCGGATAATGAAAGATTCAGGGGGCTTATTGTTGATTCACCGTTTGATTTCCGAACGCAGTCCCTGCTGCTGGTCCCGTCGGATATGCCCGAGCCCGGGCGCGAGGACTACGAAGATTCCCTTGCGCAGATACTCTCAGACTCGATCTCCGTAACGAACGGAAACGCTCTGGTGCTTTTCACCTCTTATTCCTCGCTTAACAGGGTTTATGAAAAGACGGGGAAAATTCTTGAGAGCATCGGGGCCGTTCCGGTCAGTCTTTTCAAGCAGGGAGAAATGCCTAGGGGCCTGCTGCTTGAAAAATTCAAAACACTTGGGAACTCGGTGCTTTTCGCGACCGACAGCTTTTGGGAAGGAGTAGACATTCCCGGGGATTCTCTAAAGATGGTCGTTATATGCAGACTTCCCTTCAAGGTTCCCACGGACCCGGTTACGGAGGCGAAAATCGAGTACATGGAAAAACAGGATATAGATTCGTTTCGCGAATACATACTTCCCCATGCGGTACTCAAGTTCAAACAGGGCTTCGGGAGACTCATACGCACCAAGACGGACCGCGGTGTTGTTATGGTTCTTGACAGGCGCATCGTGTCGAAATACTACGCGAAATTCTTTATCAACTCCGTTGCGGGGAGCGGCTTTTTCTGCGCGAAGACGGAACAGATACTCGGACGGATGCGGGATTTTTTCTCTGAGGAGCGAGAGCACTGA
- a CDS encoding DUF4186 domain-containing protein, giving the protein MHRAKNGEKQRLENVFRRLSRSRFRSGFRLNAKEMSYLRQKGLPEVLSHGRDFLLKRLAPALPPNDGKQTPWGGHPVFRAQHATATCCRSCLLKWHGIPKKRKLTEQEINYILLAIEMWLSAQSGPQE; this is encoded by the coding sequence ATGCATAGAGCGAAAAACGGCGAAAAGCAGCGGCTGGAGAATGTTTTCAGAAGACTAAGCAGATCCCGGTTCCGTTCTGGGTTCAGGCTGAATGCCAAGGAGATGTCTTATCTCAGGCAAAAAGGGCTCCCCGAAGTGCTTTCGCACGGAAGGGATTTTCTTCTGAAAAGGCTTGCCCCCGCTCTGCCCCCTAACGACGGGAAGCAGACTCCATGGGGCGGACATCCCGTGTTTCGCGCCCAGCATGCCACGGCCACATGTTGTCGGAGCTGCCTGCTAAAGTGGCACGGCATCCCTAAGAAAAGAAAGCTCACGGAACAGGAAATTAATTATATTCTTCTGGCAATTGAGATGTGGCTTTCGGCTCAGAGCGGTCCGCAGGAGTGA